From the Chiloscyllium plagiosum isolate BGI_BamShark_2017 chromosome 16, ASM401019v2, whole genome shotgun sequence genome, one window contains:
- the lto1 gene encoding protein LTO1 homolog — protein MAAPSQLFSAVVCISTDAISLVVGRFRGEGYQEGFTEGGHLGETEGRRYGLVNGAKIGSEVSFYEGFAYTWKCLLQNNQDVKSSKRLKALNSLLAMVHDFPYENPTYDKLQEDLEKMRAKFKQICSLLNVQPAFQNLKSAEMSF, from the exons ATGGCTGCCCCCTCCCAATTGTTTTCTGCGGTTGTTTGCATCTCAACTGATGCAATTTCTCTTGTGGTCGGCAGATTTCGTGGAGAAGGTTACCAGGAAGGGtttacagaaggaggtcatttgggagAAACTGAGGGACGACGCTATGGATTAGTGAATGGTGCCAAGATTGGATCAGAG GTTTCTTTTTATGAAGGTTTTGCCTATACCTGGAAGTGTCTTCTTCAGAATAACCAAGATGTTAAGAGCAG TAAAAGGCTGAAAGCCCTAAACTCACTGCTGGCGATGGTTCATGACTTCCCATATGAAAACCCAACTTACGACAAGCTACAAGAGGACCTAGAAAAGATGCGAGCCAAGTTTAAACAG atttgttcTTTGCTCAATGTCCAGCCTGCTTTCCAAAATCTAAAGTCAGCTGAGATGTCGTTCTGA